From a single Rhodopirellula islandica genomic region:
- a CDS encoding formylmethanofuran dehydrogenase subunit C, protein MSQITLRLRSALRAPLDASRIRLDEWVQLSASEIERFELPSRSGPIAIGELFEVSLQSDVSMPRLVIDGCLRHVSGMGFQHKLGEIICQSDVGDHAGSCMLGGRIVVHGNAGHHLGSPRGARNVGMNGGQLIVRGSAGDDAGQRMRRGEIWIDGDAGQRLATWQVAGTIGVAGKCGSNIAYGMRRGTLIFGQQPTLDANRFSTPIPLRSAFVGLLGRSSGASWLTPESLRSLRVCRGDRHIDGRGEIWMP, encoded by the coding sequence ATGAGCCAAATCACATTGCGACTGCGATCCGCGTTGCGTGCGCCACTGGATGCGTCGCGAATTCGGCTGGATGAATGGGTTCAACTCTCGGCCAGTGAGATCGAACGGTTCGAGTTGCCGTCTCGATCCGGTCCGATTGCGATCGGTGAGCTGTTTGAGGTCTCCCTGCAATCCGATGTCTCGATGCCACGATTGGTCATCGATGGGTGTTTGCGACACGTTTCAGGAATGGGTTTCCAACACAAACTGGGCGAGATCATTTGCCAGTCCGACGTGGGCGATCATGCGGGAAGCTGCATGCTGGGCGGCCGCATCGTGGTGCATGGCAACGCGGGTCATCACCTCGGTTCGCCGCGAGGCGCCCGCAATGTTGGCATGAACGGTGGCCAACTGATCGTGCGAGGTTCCGCCGGCGATGACGCGGGCCAGCGGATGCGTCGCGGTGAGATTTGGATCGATGGCGATGCGGGGCAACGTCTGGCCACGTGGCAGGTGGCTGGCACGATTGGCGTGGCTGGAAAATGTGGCTCCAACATTGCCTATGGAATGCGTCGTGGAACGTTGATCTTTGGCCAGCAACCAACACTCGATGCAAATCGTTTTTCAACACCGATTCCACTTCGGTCGGCGTTTGTTGGGTTGCTCGGTCGGAGCAGTGGTGCCAGTTGGCTGACGCCTGAATCCTTGCGATCACTCCGTGTCTGCCGGGGCGACCGTCACATCGACGGTCGCGGCGAAATTTGGATGCCGTAG
- the fhcD gene encoding formylmethanofuran--tetrahydromethanopterin N-formyltransferase, which produces MADSAQTSNRFSIAGVAVEDTFAEAFDMKATRLIVTADDRRWCEESATAMCGFGTSVIACGLEIAVEQTLAPEQTPDGRPGVAILAFGMSGKDLEKQIPRRAGQCVLTCPTTALYGGIPGGREVHPKRVPIGKSLRYFGDGNQISKQIQHLDADGKSRPVRYWRIPVMDGEFVCQHDVGRVDAIGGGNFILVGRSMQSVTIASRAAIDAMRELPGIITPFPGGTTRSGSKVGSKYAALFASTNDAFCPALREITPSALPPEANAAIEVVIDGLSFDEIAESMRVGIAAACQAGAAEGLMSVSAGNYGGKLGRHHFKLHELFRDQSPSSDSEAGQ; this is translated from the coding sequence ATGGCTGACTCCGCCCAAACATCGAACCGATTCTCGATTGCCGGTGTTGCGGTCGAAGACACCTTTGCCGAAGCCTTTGACATGAAGGCCACCCGGTTGATCGTGACGGCGGATGATCGACGTTGGTGCGAGGAATCCGCGACGGCGATGTGCGGGTTTGGAACCAGCGTCATTGCCTGCGGTCTTGAGATCGCGGTGGAACAAACGCTGGCACCCGAGCAGACTCCAGATGGACGCCCCGGCGTCGCGATTTTGGCGTTCGGCATGTCGGGCAAAGATCTCGAAAAGCAAATTCCCCGACGAGCGGGCCAGTGCGTTTTGACTTGCCCCACAACCGCTTTGTACGGTGGCATCCCAGGCGGCCGTGAGGTGCATCCCAAACGAGTCCCGATCGGGAAGTCACTGCGATACTTTGGCGACGGGAACCAAATCAGCAAGCAGATTCAGCACTTGGATGCGGATGGCAAATCGCGTCCGGTGCGGTACTGGCGGATTCCCGTGATGGACGGAGAATTTGTTTGCCAGCACGACGTTGGCCGGGTGGATGCCATCGGCGGCGGCAACTTCATCCTGGTCGGACGAAGCATGCAGTCTGTGACGATCGCCAGTCGTGCTGCGATCGATGCGATGCGAGAGTTGCCCGGCATCATCACACCCTTTCCCGGCGGAACGACTCGCAGCGGTTCCAAAGTCGGATCGAAATACGCCGCGTTGTTTGCATCCACCAACGACGCGTTCTGCCCCGCACTTCGAGAAATCACACCGTCGGCACTCCCCCCCGAAGCCAATGCGGCGATCGAAGTCGTGATTGATGGACTGTCGTTTGATGAGATCGCAGAATCCATGCGAGTCGGCATCGCTGCCGCTTGCCAAGCCGGTGCTGCCGAAGGATTGATGAGCGTGTCGGCGGGCAACTACGGCGGCAAACTGGGCCGACACCATTTCAAACTGCACGAATTGTTTCGCGACCAATCGCCGTCCTCTGATTCGGAGGCCGGACAATGA